A genomic segment from Bos mutus isolate GX-2022 chromosome 27, NWIPB_WYAK_1.1, whole genome shotgun sequence encodes:
- the ZFP42 gene encoding zinc finger protein 42 homolog — MHQQLKKRGTTPSQKGPGRRATGTDKSLPAQQESPDTTCILYDEDVCYEASFRVVKDDTFSDCYIECIIRGEFSEPIVEEDPLLQSFERLKEGSEQDLSQQVLAASSLLESSLEYMKRDAKQEFPQQVVGENPLLEFSEYKTSKKLPPGGIPNMDFPESKQLTGCTRRPSTNKEYGAPERHACPHNGCTREFQNKRSLRKHLRVHNPRDYVCAECGKAFKESAKLKRHFLVHTGEKPFPCTFQGCGKRFSLSFNLRTHVRTHTGEKPFVCPFVGCRKKFIQSNNMKAHLLTHGKANMSP, encoded by the coding sequence ATGCACCAGCAACTGAAGAAAAGGGGAACGACACCTAGCCAGAAAGGCCCGGGGAGAAGAGCTACCGGCACAGACAAGTCACTGCCAGCCCAGCAGGAATCTCCTGACACAACGTGCATCTTATATGATGAGGATGTGTGCTATGAGGCTAGCTTCCGGGTTGTCAAAGATGATACCTTCTCTGACTGTTACATAGAATGCATAATAAGAGGTGAGTTTTCTGAACCTATTGTGGAAGAGGACCCACTCCTTCAGTCCTTTGAACGTCTGAAAGAAGGATCAGAACAAGACCTTTCTCAACAGGTTCTTGCGGCAAGCTCACTTCTTGAATCTTCCTTGGAATACATGAAAAGGGACGCAAAACAAGAATTTCCTCAACAGGTGGTTGGAGAGAATCCActtcttgagttttctgagtacaAGACAAGCAAGAAGCTTCCTCCCGGAGGAATACCCAACATGGACTTTCCAGAATCTAAACAGCTCACAGGATGCACTAGGAGGCCAAGTACAAATAAAGAATATGGTGCTCCTGAAAGACATGCCTGTCCTCACAACGGATgcacaagagagttccagaataaaaGATCCCTGAGGAAGCATCTTCGAGTTCATAATCCCCGAGATTATGTGTGTGcagaatgtgggaaagccttcaaggAGAGTGCAAAGCTAAAAAGACATTTTCtggttcatactggagagaagccatTTCCGTGCACTTTCCAAGGGTGCGGAAAACgcttttccctgtccttcaacttGCGCACACACGTGCGCACCCACACTGGGGAGAAGCCTTTTGTGTGTCCTTTTGTAGGCTGCCGCAAGAAGTTTATTCAGTCAAACAACATGAAAGCCCACCTCCTGACTCATGGAAAGGCCAATATGAGTCCGtga